The genomic region GTCTTACTACTATTCTCTACTTCAAAATTCTCAAGCAGATCTTCTGAATCTTTCAAAGCCAGGCCGAGCTTACTTTGTTTGATCACAGACTTACCTTTATAAGTCAATTCGTAAGTTGGTTCACCTGCATCGGTCAGGCTGAAGTTCATCTCAAGTTCAGCATTTGGAGAACTTAGATTCTGGGCAATAGTTAAGCCTGAAACTAGCAGGAGTAAGAGTGAGAAAATTGAAGTTTTAATCATCGTTTTATATATAAAGTGACCCGTATAATTGGGATTTCAGAAATTAAAATTAATATTATTTATCCAATAGCCTGTCGAAGATCTTCGATTAAGTCTTCTTCATCTTCGATTCCCACGCTGAGTCTAATAAGTGAATCCACCACACCGGTTTTTTCTCTTTCTTCCTTCGGAATTGAGGCATGGGTCATACTGGCGGGATGTCCTGCAAGCGATTCTACACCACCCAGAGATTCAGCCAGTGTGAAAACTTTCAATTTTTCGACGATCTTACGGGCGCTTTCCAGCGTGTTTTCTTTTGTATTAAAGGAGATCATTCCTCCAAAACCAGACATTTGCCTTTTTGCGATCTCGTGATTGGGATGCTCTTCAAAACCTGGCCAATAGACGTCTTTCACTTTGTCATGGGACTTTAGAAAACCTGCAATTGCTCGACCATTCTCGCAGTGTCTCTGCATCCTGATATGCAGGGTTTTGATTCCTCGCAAAACAAGGAAACTATCCTGTGGACCGCAAATCGCACCACTCGCATTCTGGATGAAATAGAGTTTACTGGCGAGTTCCTTATCCTTTACAACCAACCCACCCATCACTACATCACTGTGACCTCCCAGATATTTGGTAGCACTGTGCATTACGATATCGGCTCCGAGTTCCAAAGGCCTTTGCAAATAAGGCGTGGCAAACGTATTATCAACAGCTAAAAGCAGTTCGTGCTGCTTCGCAACTTTTGAAACTGCCTCGATATCAATAATGTTCATCATTGGATTGGTAGGAGTTTCTACCCAAATGAGCTTTGTTTTTTCATTGATATGCTGCTCAATATCTCCTGGATCTTGCATTCCCACAAATTTGAATTTGATTCCAAGACCTTCAAAAATCTTTGTAAATAAGCGGTAGGAACCCCCGTATAGATCATTTGTGGAAATGATCTCATCACCTGGTTTAAACAATTTAAGCACTGCATCTATCGCTGCAAGCCCGGAACCAAATGCCAATCCATATTTACCATTTTCAAGACTGGCGAGTGATTTCTCCAGTGCGGTTCTGGTTGGGTTTGCACTTCGGGAGTATTCATAGCCCTGATGTACACCGGGTGAACTTTGGGAATAGGTCGTGCTTTGGTAGATAGGTGGCATGACAGATCCATAAGCTGGATCAACATTGTCCTGTCCTCCATGTATAGTCTTGGTATTGAACTTCAAATTAGCGGTATTTTAATTATGAGAAGGGCTTGAGTTCGCTCTCGAACATTAGCCTTCCCATGCATGAAAATCGTAGTAAACAAATGTAATCAGCTCGTAGAGCATTCACAAAATTCAATTTACCTTTATCTTCTAATTTAACACCTTATAGCCTTGAAAAAAGCAATCCTTCCAGCTTTAATGATCCTGATTCTATTCTCCTGTGCAGATGAGGAGAAAAAAGACGAAATAGAAATGCTGGAATTTAAGCAGGAAACCGTTGAGAACAGTTATAAAGATTGTGATCCTGAGAATGGAGATTGCACTTTTATAAGTCTCAGCTACCCGGTCGCAAAAAATACTGGAAAGATCTCGAAAAAGATCAATTTAGAGATCGAAAGCTTTCTTCAAAACACTGTAGATTTCACAGAGGCTGATAGTATACAATCTCCCCGTAAATTGGTAGATCAATTTTTGCAGAATTATGAAAGAACTGCGACCGACTTTCCCGATTACGAACTTCCTTGGGAAGCGACAATCCTTGGAAAAGTAATTCATCAGAACGAAGAGCTGGTTTCCATGGAATTTACTACAGATATGTTTACCGGTGGAGCACATGGTTATAATAGTGTGAGTTACCTCAATTTCGATGCTGAAACGGGCAAGTTATTAGTCGTAGAAGACCTCTTTTCTTCGGAATTTACCGAAAAAGCAGAGCAGGATTTTCGCGTTAAACAGAACATTCCTGAAGGTGCGAGTATTAATAACACCGGTTTCTTTTTTGAGAATGAAAAGTTCCACCTTCCGGCCAATATCGGGATCTATCCAGGGAAGATCGTTTTGCATTATAATGCTTATGAGATCGCTCCTTATTCCGCAGGAAGCTTCAGAATGACCTATTCCAGAGCAGAAATTTTAGAATACTTAAAAATTAACGAACCTGTAGTGGAGTAAAATACAAGTTCAGTGAATTAGCTCCAATTTAAACTACTCGTGACTCGCATTTTCTAAATTAGCAGACTTCCATAAATAATAGGAAACCACCGCAGGCCAGATCACCAGTAGACTACAAATAAATCGCTCGTAGGCTCCGTTAATATTATCGGGCATCAATGGCAAAAGTGGCGCCAGGAAGAGCCATAATCCTCCAACCCATATCGTGAACTTTTCAAGAAAAGGTTTTAAGAATTTTAGATAGGGATAAACTAGAATATGAAGGATCAAAAATAGTCCGGCAAGGATGTAGACCAGTTTCCGATGGATCTTTTCACCAGGACGCCCCGCATATTGATTATGTTCTGCGATCATTACCAGGTCTGCACCTATAAGAACCAGCACCGCCAGACCGATCAACCACCTTATATTATTCTTCTTCCAGGTGAAAAGTCCAATTGCCAGTGCAACATAACCCATTGCAAGAAAGTCCAGACCCAGATCCTGGATCCAGCCGTATTTACCAATGGCCAGCATACTTATGGTGTTCTTAAAAGGATTGTGCTCTTCGTGAAGAATTATGCCAATAATATCTGCTGCTATTACCGCGAAGCAACCAAAAAGGCATAATACTGTCGCGAGTTTATAGATCGTAGATGTCTTCAAACTTTATGAATTTTTACTCTATTAAATGATAATTCGGGGTTTAAATTAAGATTTTTCGATGATTTCAATCTGTGAATCCTCGAAATCTCAATCACGTTTCTATTTTTTCTGAAGATTATGGATAGCTTAGAATATATGTTTTCCCGACAAATTATTCGTTCTTTGCATTTTCCGAAAACTCTCAGTTATGAAAAAAGTCTACCATCTTTCCACCTGTGACACCTGTAAACGAATTTTGAAAGAGCTGGATCTTCCGGATGATTTTGAACTTCAGGACATCAAAAACGAAGCTATTTCTAAGGAGCAATTAGAGCAAATGCATGAATTGGCTGGATCTTATGAGAGTCTTTTCAGTAAAAGAGCCAGACTATATAAAGAGCGTGATCTAAAAAATAAATCCCTAGAGGAAACAGATTATAAGGAACTTATTCTGGAGCATTATACATTCCTGAAGCGACCGGTTATCATTAACGGAGACGAGATTTTTATTGGTAATTCTAAAAAGACCGTGGAAGCTGCAAAAAGTTCTGTACATGGATAATACCAGAATATTAGCCATTCTGGCAGCCATTGGAGCGAGCACCATTTACGGGATCAATCATACCCTTGCCAAAGGTTTAATGCCTTTGTATATCGAGCCTTTCGGTTTTATTTTACTAAGAGTAACCGGTGCAACAATCCTTTTCTGGTCCATAAGTATTTTTGCACCAAGAGAAAAGATCGCTACTTCCGACTGGCCACGTATTATTGGCTGTGCTATTTTTGGAATGGTTATTAATATGCTTTTCTTTTTTAAAGGGCTCAGTCTTTCAACACCTATCAATAGTTCGGTCATCATCACATTATCGCCAGTAATGGTTTTGATCCTTGCATCTATCCTTATAAAAGAACGCATCACTTTACTAAAAACTATTGGGATCATTATAGGAATGGCAGGTGCGCTGGTGTTGGTGCTTTTTAGCTCAGACCAGAACCAGAATGCTCCGAACATCCCTATGGGAAATGTTCTTTTTATTGTCAACGCTTTCTCTTATGGCCTATATCTTATATTGGTAAAACCACTTACAAAGAAATATCATGCGATTACTTTGATGAAGTGGCTGTTCTTAATTGCAGTATTTATAAATCTCCCTATCACTTATACTGAATTTGTTGCAGTAGATTGGAGTAATTTACCATTTGACGCAATCTGGAAAATGGGCTACGTGGTTCTTGGAACAACTTTTATGACCTATTTACTGAATATTTATGCACTGAAACAACTATCAGCATCAACGATAAGTGCATTTATATACCTGCAACCACTTATCGCGATCACATTTGCGATCATGGTTGGGGCAGATTCCCTGAACTGGACTAAAGGAATTGCGGCTACACTAGTATTTGTCGGTGTGTATATGGTAAGTATGAAAAAGACAAAAGTAAAGGCCTGATATTATAGAGTAAATCTACAATACAGACCTTTCTATAAAACTTAATGCTGCTTATAGTTTAGCCAGCTCTTCGCTGCTTAAATTATCTGGACGTTTCCCGTATTTACGGGTATCTTCCTTGGTTAGAATTCTAAATTCCTTGGTTTTTGATGTACTGTCCAACTGCTTGAAAAGCTCTTCCGGTAGGGTGGTAAGTTTACGTTCTTCCAGGTCTATCCACGATCCCATCATCTCACAAGTTGCACAATTCCTACCCTTGTGATCATAAATCTTATGAATAAATTCAAAGTACATACCATCTTCAGAAAGTCCATTTAATTCAAGACTTACTGTTACCGGTTCACCCGCAAAGATCTCTTTGAAATAATATATATGCTCATAAAAAACGATAGGTCCCAGATTGTAATGAGCGAGTTGCTTCTGCCCAAAACCATTTTCCATCAAGAAGCCCATTCTTGTATGGCTCATAAAATTTATATAGGCAGAATTGGCCAGATGCCTGTTCGCATCAAGGTCGCTCCATCGTATCTCGAATTTCTTGGTATACATGATCTTACTTTTATTCAAAACTACCAATAAATAGTATGCGTGCATAACAAATTTTACCTAAGTTTATATTAAAATAGATACATGCCGCTTCTCTCAAGCAACTATCATCCTACAGGAATTTTCAAGAATGCAGACGCTTCAACTATATATGCCGGCAAACTCAGGAAGGTAGATCTAAGCTATACCAGGGAACGTATCACTATTAGTGACGGAGATTTTATAGATCTGGACTGGAGCAAAAGCAAAGAAGATTCAGAAATGCTGGTGATTCTGCTTCATGGTTTAGCAGGTAGTGCAGATAGACCTTATATGCAAGGTATGGCGCTTGCCTTCAGTGACCTGCAATGGGATGCCGTAGCCATGAACTTTAGAGGATGTACTGAAGAAATGAACAGGTTTTTTCAAAGTTATCATGCCGGTGCAAGCGATGATCTGGCGGAAGTGATAACCCATGTTTTATCTCTGAAAAAATATAAGAA from Christiangramia sp. OXR-203 harbors:
- a CDS encoding cystathionine gamma-synthase; its protein translation is MKFNTKTIHGGQDNVDPAYGSVMPPIYQSTTYSQSSPGVHQGYEYSRSANPTRTALEKSLASLENGKYGLAFGSGLAAIDAVLKLFKPGDEIISTNDLYGGSYRLFTKIFEGLGIKFKFVGMQDPGDIEQHINEKTKLIWVETPTNPMMNIIDIEAVSKVAKQHELLLAVDNTFATPYLQRPLELGADIVMHSATKYLGGHSDVVMGGLVVKDKELASKLYFIQNASGAICGPQDSFLVLRGIKTLHIRMQRHCENGRAIAGFLKSHDKVKDVYWPGFEEHPNHEIAKRQMSGFGGMISFNTKENTLESARKIVEKLKVFTLAESLGGVESLAGHPASMTHASIPKEEREKTGVVDSLIRLSVGIEDEEDLIEDLRQAIG
- a CDS encoding DUF3298 and DUF4163 domain-containing protein; the encoded protein is MKKAILPALMILILFSCADEEKKDEIEMLEFKQETVENSYKDCDPENGDCTFISLSYPVAKNTGKISKKINLEIESFLQNTVDFTEADSIQSPRKLVDQFLQNYERTATDFPDYELPWEATILGKVIHQNEELVSMEFTTDMFTGGAHGYNSVSYLNFDAETGKLLVVEDLFSSEFTEKAEQDFRVKQNIPEGASINNTGFFFENEKFHLPANIGIYPGKIVLHYNAYEIAPYSAGSFRMTYSRAEILEYLKINEPVVE
- a CDS encoding DUF998 domain-containing protein; protein product: MKTSTIYKLATVLCLFGCFAVIAADIIGIILHEEHNPFKNTISMLAIGKYGWIQDLGLDFLAMGYVALAIGLFTWKKNNIRWLIGLAVLVLIGADLVMIAEHNQYAGRPGEKIHRKLVYILAGLFLILHILVYPYLKFLKPFLEKFTIWVGGLWLFLAPLLPLMPDNINGAYERFICSLLVIWPAVVSYYLWKSANLENASHE
- a CDS encoding arsenate reductase family protein codes for the protein MKKVYHLSTCDTCKRILKELDLPDDFELQDIKNEAISKEQLEQMHELAGSYESLFSKRARLYKERDLKNKSLEETDYKELILEHYTFLKRPVIINGDEIFIGNSKKTVEAAKSSVHG
- a CDS encoding DMT family transporter; the encoded protein is MDNTRILAILAAIGASTIYGINHTLAKGLMPLYIEPFGFILLRVTGATILFWSISIFAPREKIATSDWPRIIGCAIFGMVINMLFFFKGLSLSTPINSSVIITLSPVMVLILASILIKERITLLKTIGIIIGMAGALVLVLFSSDQNQNAPNIPMGNVLFIVNAFSYGLYLILVKPLTKKYHAITLMKWLFLIAVFINLPITYTEFVAVDWSNLPFDAIWKMGYVVLGTTFMTYLLNIYALKQLSASTISAFIYLQPLIAITFAIMVGADSLNWTKGIAATLVFVGVYMVSMKKTKVKA
- a CDS encoding thioesterase family protein encodes the protein MYTKKFEIRWSDLDANRHLANSAYINFMSHTRMGFLMENGFGQKQLAHYNLGPIVFYEHIYYFKEIFAGEPVTVSLELNGLSEDGMYFEFIHKIYDHKGRNCATCEMMGSWIDLEERKLTTLPEELFKQLDSTSKTKEFRILTKEDTRKYGKRPDNLSSEELAKL